CTGCTTTGGAGCGGATGGGGGCTTTTTTTGATGTGATGAAGTAATGAGAAAAGGGAAGGGGAAGGCACTGTCGCACTGCGTTCCAGGCGGACGCGTTCGGGAGGACCCGCGCCGAGCCAACCAGGTCGCCTGTTGGCTCCCTTTTGGTTGTCTCGCCTGTCGGGCTGATCCTCCCCGAGTCGCCGCCTTCCACTTCGTTGCACTTTTGTTGGTTTTTTGGAGGGAGAATGGGGTGTATGATTTGCAGAGATTACGGCGGCTGCCGCTCATTAATCCTGTTAAGCGCTCATAGTGGCTGTGTGGGCGCTCTATGCGTCCCCGCGACCGCTCATAGCTTCTTGTTTTGCGCTCTATTGGGCTTTGCAAGCGCTCATAGTGGACGGTTATCCGCTCATTGGGCTTTGTTTTCATTCACAGTCTTATGTTTGTGGGAGAGTTGTAGAGTGGCGTGTATGTTTACAAATTCCGGCGCAACCGCTCATTAATTCTGATAAGCGCTCATAGCAGCTTTGTGAGCGCTCTATGCGTCCCCGCGACCGCTCATAGCCTTTCGCTTTGCGCTCTATGGGGCTTTGCAAGCGCTCATAGTGGTCGGTTATCCGCTCATTGGGCTTTGTTTTCATTCCCAGTCTTATGTTTGTGGGAGAGTTGTAGAGTGGCGTGTATGTTTACAAATTCCGGCGCAACCGCTCATTAATTCCGATAAGCGCTCATAGCAGCTTTGTGAGCGCTCTATGCGTCCCCGCGACCGCTCATAGCTTCTTGTTTTGCGCTCTATTGGGCTTTGCAAGCGCTCATAGTGGACGGTTATCCGCTCATTGGGCTTTTTTTCATTCGCAATCTAATGTTTGTGGGAGAGTTGTAGAGTGACGGTCACGTGATCTGCAAATTCCGGCGCAACCGCAACCGCTCATTAATTCCGATAAACGCTCATAGCAGCTTTGTGAGCGCTCTATGCGTCCTCGTGACCGCTCATAGCCTTTCGTTTTGCGCTCTATGGGGCTGTGCAAGCGCTCATAGCGGACGGTTATCCGCTCATTGGGCTTTGTTTCATTCGCAATCTAATGTTTGTGGGAGAGTTGTAGAGTGGCGTGTATGATTTGCAAATTCCGGCGCAACCGCTCATTAATTCCTATAAGCGCTCATAGCAGCTGTGTGAGCGCTCTATGTGTGCCGGTGACCGCTCATAGCTTCTTGTTTTGCGCTCTATGGGGCTTTGCAAGCGCTCATAGTGGACGGTTATCCGCTCATTGGGCATAGAATAGCCCCAAGCCCCAAGCCTCAAGCCCCAAACCCCAAGCCCCAAGCCCCTAGCCACAACCCCAAACCTCCCCCGAAAACCAGTTCAACATCCCCGCGGCCTGCACAATAAATCCGCAATAAAAAAACGATGAAACCCGGTGAGGTTCCATCGCTGACTATTTTTATTGATAAGCCGTTTGGGATGAGGCGGAGGTTTGGTTTATGTCGAGTTCGGTTAAGGAAGAAGAGTCGGGAATCAGGCCGAGGTGGGATTTTAGAATTTGCTTTGTTTCGCCCAGGTTCTGTTCATCTAGTTTGTAGTAGTAGATGCCGGTGGACATATCGTCATAGCCTTTCAGTGTGAGTGTATCCACTTCAGGAAGTCCGGTCTTTATATATTGGATAAAGGACAGCATTTGTTTAGAAGTCATGTCTGTCTTCATATTCTCCCCGAGTGCGTTAATGACGTCTCCGTATTTGGTAATGGATGTAAGAGATGTGGCTTCTTTGATCATTGCCTGGAGAATCATTTGCTGGCGTTTGCCGCGCTCGATGTCATTGTCGAGTTTGCGTGTTCGTGCAAGGGCCAGTGTGTGGCGTCCGTCCAAACGCTGCAGTCCCGGCATCAGATGTATTGCGTTTTTGTCGTTTTCATCTTTCTCGATGCGTTCGTACGGCACTTCGACTTCGACGCCGCCCAGTGCATCTACGACATCAATGAAAGCGTTGAAGTTCATTTTGACGTAATAGTTAACTGGAATATCAAATAATTCTTCGACGGTATCAATGGATGCTTTTGTTCCGCCGTACGCATGGGCGTGGGTAATTTTGTCTTTGTAATGGACTTGTGGAATATAGACATAGGAATCACGCGGGATGCTGACGAGTTTGATGCTTTTGGCCTTTGGATTTAATGTGGCAAGCACCAGTGCATCGGATCTTCCGTGCTCTTCTCTTTCCAGGCGTGCTTCACTTTCGTCGACGCCGATCAGCAGGATAGAAACGTTATCTTTAGCGGGCTCTACATACATTTCAGGCGGCTCTGATTTTGCAATCGGTTCATAGGAGCGATCGAGCACATTTACCGCCTGATTATGCAATTTGAAGGCGTATGCCGAAATGGCTATTGCAGCGAGGAGGAATGTGAACAAGGCTATTTTAAAGAAGCGCTTCGTTTTCGACCCCTTTTTCCTCTTATATTCTTCTCTTTTCATTTTATACCTCCAGGGAGTACGGCAGGAAGAGCCGTCAATGGCGAATTTATTGAAAGATGTACCGGACTGTCAGAAGCAGTTCGGTACAATTTTTTCTGGTAAAAAAATGAATTTGCACCGTTAGAATGGCGGCATCATCTACTGCCATTATACCCGCTTTTTGATTGGACGTATAGTCAGATGTCGAATTCCAGAAATTCATGACCCGTTATGTCGATGACAGCCTGGCCGTTTGTCAGCTCTGTCATCCAATCGACAAATAACTTCTCGTCTTCTTTCGGAACATATAAAAACAATTCAACGTCCTCTTCATAGACAATCTCTTTTAACGG
The Sporosarcina sp. P33 genome window above contains:
- a CDS encoding LCP family protein; translation: MKREEYKRKKGSKTKRFFKIALFTFLLAAIAISAYAFKLHNQAVNVLDRSYEPIAKSEPPEMYVEPAKDNVSILLIGVDESEARLEREEHGRSDALVLATLNPKAKSIKLVSIPRDSYVYIPQVHYKDKITHAHAYGGTKASIDTVEELFDIPVNYYVKMNFNAFIDVVDALGGVEVEVPYERIEKDENDKNAIHLMPGLQRLDGRHTLALARTRKLDNDIERGKRQQMILQAMIKEATSLTSITKYGDVINALGENMKTDMTSKQMLSFIQYIKTGLPEVDTLTLKGYDDMSTGIYYYKLDEQNLGETKQILKSHLGLIPDSSSLTELDINQTSASSQTAYQ